CGTACGCGGTGACTTTCGTGGTAAGCAGGCTTTGTACACTTTCCTTCTTTCTCCCATGATTGTCCCAACGATCATACTGGCCATATCGATTTACTTCCTCTACGCGCGTATGCGTTTAGTGGGGAGTCTGTTAGGTCTAACGCTGGCCCACACGGTGCTCGCTCTGCCTTTGGTCGTGGTCATAGTCAGTGCTGCGCTACGGGGTTTCGACGTGACGCTAGAGCGTGCCGCGAGAAGTCTAGGTGCTAACGAATGGACAACGTTCTTCCATGTTACCTTTCCGCTCCTGCGCCCTGCGATCGTCTCCGCTGCGTTTTTCGCGTTCCTGACGTCATTCGATGAGCTGATAATCGCTCTGTTCATCAGTGGAACGAGTGCCGTCACCTTGCCGAAGCGCATGTGGGATGGGATTCGCCTGGAGATAAGTCCAGCAATCTCGGCAGTCTCGGTGCTGCTGATCGCAATCGCGGTGGTGGCATTCGTTGCGATCGGGATCCTGCAGCGGAAGGGAGCGGGAGGCAGCGACGACTAGTGACTCCTGTGGAATGAACGCTTGATATTTGCCGCTGGTTCAGGCGGTGACATGGCAAGGGGAAGTGGACGGATGGACTTCCACGGTGGTCGGCTGAGGATTGTTGACAATACTCCCGACCTCATCCTTTATCACGGCAACATCATTACCGTTGATCCAGACTCGCCACGAGCTGAGGCAGTAGCGATCAAGGATGGCAAGTTCGTAGCCGTCGGCCCGAACGAGGCGATCCTCCGCCTTCGTGGGCCCGCTACCCGTGTCGTTGATCTCCAGGGGCGAACATGCATTC
This genomic window from Sphaerobacter thermophilus DSM 20745 contains:
- a CDS encoding ABC transporter permease, whose protein sequence is MLFFLVAPISIIVPVSFSSSQFLQFPPPGFSLQWYREIFTGPNWTDSIITSVQVGVLTSLLATTLGVLASFGIVRGDFRGKQALYTFLLSPMIVPTIILAISIYFLYARMRLVGSLLGLTLAHTVLALPLVVVIVSAALRGFDVTLERAARSLGANEWTTFFHVTFPLLRPAIVSAAFFAFLTSFDELIIALFISGTSAVTLPKRMWDGIRLEISPAISAVSVLLIAIAVVAFVAIGILQRKGAGGSDD